In Nicotiana tabacum cultivar K326 chromosome 2, ASM71507v2, whole genome shotgun sequence, the following proteins share a genomic window:
- the LOC107762736 gene encoding putative receptor-like protein kinase At2g42960: MSSGDLNSELSKKTSFLGLKLWVVMGLCVGVFIVGILCMLSIWVTCRRKSRRTLDGYSHCQIPNVSKDIKVDRVGAANVHDHPQSLFLTINDKSNETTSEKMLVHLGRSKSSDADNISQCSSIYHNERAFSSQSGEEGSSGTVRKQPSYGIAMPSPLIGLPEISQLGWGHWFTLRDLELATSRFSAENVLGEGGYGVVYKGRLINGTEVAVKKLLNNLGQAEKEFRVEVEAIGHVRHKNLVRLLGYCIEGVHRMLVYEYVNNGNLEQWLHGAMRQYGTLTWEARMKVLLGTAKALAYLHEAIEPKVVHRDIKSSNILIDDEFNAKVSDFGLAKLLDSGESHITTRVMGTFGYVAPEYANTGMLNEKSDIYSFGVLVLEAVTGRDPVDYSRPATEVNLVEWLKMMVGNRRAEEVVDPNLEVRPGTRALKRALLVALRCVDPDSEKRPRMSQVVRMLETEELPYREDRRNRRSRTASMEIESVKESCCSSADVESKVGRADSSTSDTILG, from the exons ATGTCTTCTGGGGACTTAAACAGTGAATTGTCTAAGAAGACATCATTTTTGGGTCTCAAACTATGGGTTGTAATGGGCTTATGTGTTGGTGTATTTATCGTCGGGATACTCTGTATGTTGTCAATATGGGTAACGTGTAGGAGGAAATCTAGGAGAACTCTGGACGGGTATTCACATTGCCAAATACCCAATGTTTCCAAGGATATAAAGGTTGACAGAGTTGGCGCTGCAAATGTCCACGATCATCCTCAAAGCTTATTTCTGACTATTAATGATAAATCAAATGAAACAACATCGGAAAAGATGCTAGTCCATTTGGGTAGAAGCAAATCAAGTGATGCTGATAATATCAGCCAATGCAGTTCAATATATCATAACGAAAGGGCTTTTAGTTCGCAGTCAGGGGAAGAGGGGAGTTCAGGGACAGTGAGGAAACAACCATCCTATGGAATTGCAATGCCTTCTCCTTTGATTGGCTTGCCAGAGATCTCACAGCTCGGGTGGGGCCACTGGTTCACGCTTAGAGATCTTGAACTTGCAACAAGTCGTTTCTCTGCAGAGAATGTGCTTGGTGAAGGTGGATATGGTGTAGTTTATAAGGGCAGATTGATCAATGGGACAGAAGTAGCTGTGAAGAAGCTCCTAAATAATCT CGGCCAAGCGGAGAAAGAATTTCGCGTTGAAGTAGAAGCAATTGGTCATGTTAGACACAAGAATCTAGTGCGTCTTCTTGGTTATTGCATTGAAGGTGTTCACAG GATGCTGGTTTACGAGTACGTCAATAATGGAAACTTGGAGCAGTGGCTGCATGGCGCTATGAGACAATACGGTACGCTTACATGGGAAGCCCGTATGAAGGTTCTCCTTGGTACTGCAAAAGC GCTTGCTTACTTGCATGAAGCCATAGAACCTAAAGTAGTCCACCGAGACATAAAGTCTAGTAATATCTTGATTGATGACGAGTTCAATGCTAAGGTCTCTGATTTTGGGTTGGCAAAACTCTTGGACTCAGGAGAGAGCCACATAACCACCAGAGTCATGGGTACATTTGG CTATGTGGCTCCAGAATATGCTAATACTGGAATGTTAAATGAGAAGAGCGATATTTACAGTTTTGGTGTTCTAGTGCTAGAAGCAGTCACTGGTAGAGATCCTGTGGACTACAGCCGTCCTGCTACTGAG GTTAATCTTGTTGAATGGCTCAAAATGATGGTCGGAAATAGAAGGGCCGAGGAAGTTGTGGATCCTAACCTTGAAGTTAGGCCTGGTACTCGTGCTTTAAAACGGGCGCTTCTGGTCGCACTGAGATGTGTTGATCCGGACTCAGAAAAGCGACCCAGAATGAGCCAAGTAGTTCGAATGCTTGAAACTGAAGAACTTCCTTATCGCGAG GACCGAAGAAACAGAAGAAGTAGAACAGCGAGCATGGAAATAGAATCAGTAAAGGAGAGTTGTTGCAGCTCAGCTGATGTGGAAAGCAAGGTGGGGAGAGCAGATAGCAGTACATCTGATACAATTCTTGGATAG